A window from bacterium encodes these proteins:
- a CDS encoding MBL fold metallo-hydrolase, whose product MFIRRLELWLAATNTYVVASETGGPAVVIDAPPECLDPLTDLLAAHDLIPTALLLTHGHVDHLGGAGNFVARTGAAVYLHPDDDFLARSPEDQLRYLMGTVPPGDYRPPESYLDLSDGLSLDLAGLRLDVIATPGHTPGHCCFYLAEEAILFSGDQLFAGSIGRTDLPGGDYQTLMKSMREKVIPLDDGVTVMPGHGPSTTVGRERRSNPFLGGY is encoded by the coding sequence ATGTTCATCCGCCGACTCGAGTTGTGGCTGGCCGCCACCAATACCTACGTGGTCGCCAGCGAGACCGGTGGGCCGGCTGTCGTCATCGATGCTCCACCGGAGTGCCTCGATCCCCTCACCGATCTGCTGGCGGCGCACGATTTGATCCCGACGGCCTTGCTGCTCACCCATGGCCATGTCGATCACCTGGGAGGCGCCGGCAACTTCGTGGCTCGAACCGGGGCCGCCGTCTACCTACACCCCGACGATGACTTCCTGGCCCGGAGCCCGGAGGATCAGCTCCGCTACTTGATGGGGACCGTTCCGCCCGGTGACTACCGGCCGCCCGAGAGCTATCTAGATCTCTCCGACGGCTTGTCTCTCGATCTGGCCGGCCTCCGGCTGGACGTGATAGCGACGCCGGGACATACTCCCGGGCACTGTTGCTTCTATCTGGCCGAAGAGGCGATACTCTTCTCGGGCGACCAGCTGTTCGCCGGCTCGATCGGCCGAACCGACCTCCCCGGCGGGGATTACCAGACCCTCATGAAGAGCATGAGGGAGAAAGTGATCCCCCTCGACGACGGGGTAACCGTCATGCCGGGCCATGGTCCCTCGACCACGGTGGGCCGCGAGCGGCGTTCCAATCCCTTTCTGGGAGGGTACTGA
- the secF gene encoding protein translocase subunit SecF, with protein MSAIGRLYRAETSIDFVGQARRWFIVSGVAIALCLLSLGIRNLNLSLDFTGGTSINMPNPAAAEIGEIRSALGSMGAAARVQLVDDGASVRIQTEAVDLDTERAMVLSLVEVTGTTIEVTDVESVGPTFGRQIAGRAVQALLVFLGVVVVFISIRFEWKMAIGAIAALLHDLILTAGAYSLVGFEVTPATVVAVLTILGYSLYDTVVVYDKIKENVESDRDRRTYTDLVNRSMNQVLMRSINTSLTSLLPVGSLLFIGSLLLGAGTLRDFALALFVGIAAGTYSSIFVAAPLLALWKERETEWSRRRYRSERKTRGTSPSGHRLSSRGQQTARRRK; from the coding sequence ATGAGCGCGATCGGCCGCCTCTACCGTGCCGAGACCTCGATCGACTTCGTCGGCCAGGCCCGCCGGTGGTTCATTGTCTCGGGCGTCGCGATCGCGCTCTGCCTGCTGAGCCTGGGCATCCGCAACCTCAACCTCAGCCTGGACTTCACCGGAGGAACCTCCATCAACATGCCCAACCCGGCTGCTGCCGAGATAGGTGAGATCCGCTCGGCCCTCGGATCGATGGGCGCCGCGGCCCGCGTGCAGCTGGTGGACGACGGCGCTTCGGTCCGGATCCAGACCGAGGCGGTCGACCTCGACACCGAGCGCGCCATGGTGCTCTCGCTCGTAGAGGTGACCGGGACCACGATCGAAGTGACCGACGTCGAGTCGGTGGGCCCCACGTTCGGGCGCCAGATCGCCGGACGGGCGGTGCAAGCGTTGCTGGTGTTCCTAGGCGTGGTGGTCGTCTTCATCAGTATCCGGTTCGAGTGGAAGATGGCAATCGGCGCCATAGCGGCCCTGCTGCATGACCTGATCCTGACGGCGGGGGCGTATTCGCTGGTGGGCTTCGAGGTCACCCCGGCCACGGTGGTGGCGGTACTCACGATCCTCGGGTACTCCCTCTACGACACCGTGGTCGTCTACGACAAGATCAAGGAGAACGTGGAGTCCGACCGGGACCGGCGTACCTACACCGACCTGGTGAACCGGTCCATGAACCAGGTGTTGATGAGATCCATCAACACCTCGCTCACCAGCCTGCTCCCGGTCGGTTCTTTGCTGTTCATCGGCTCGTTGCTGCTGGGAGCCGGTACGCTCCGCGACTTCGCGCTGGCGCTGTTCGTAGGGATCGCTGCCGGTACCTACTCGTCGATCTTCGTGGCCGCGCCGCTGCTCGCCCTCTGGAAGGAACGCGAGACCGAGTGGTCGAGGCGCCGCTACCGGTCGGAACGAAAGACCCGTGGAACGAGCCCCTCCGGTCACCGGCTCAGTTCCCGAGGCCAGCAGACCGCTCGTAGGCGGAAGTAG
- a CDS encoding adenine phosphoribosyltransferase: MDIGRLSTLVRDVPGFPVPEVTFKDITPVLADPDALRLVTELLAAPFEDSGVTVVAGIEARGFVLAPTVALALGSGFVPLRKPGKLPYHTRKEEYQLEYGLDALEIHVDGVGPDDRVLLVDDVIATGGTARAATNLIRGLDSELVGMGVLIELTFLGGRETLDGVDLHSILTYDS, translated from the coding sequence ATGGATATCGGTCGGCTGAGCACGCTGGTCCGCGACGTCCCCGGCTTCCCGGTCCCGGAGGTGACGTTCAAGGACATCACGCCGGTCCTGGCCGATCCCGACGCCCTCCGGTTGGTCACAGAGTTGCTCGCGGCTCCGTTCGAAGATTCAGGCGTGACCGTGGTGGCAGGGATCGAGGCCCGCGGTTTCGTGCTGGCGCCAACCGTAGCCCTGGCCCTCGGTAGTGGATTCGTACCGCTGCGCAAGCCGGGAAAGCTGCCCTACCACACCCGCAAGGAGGAATACCAGCTCGAGTACGGGCTGGATGCGCTGGAGATCCATGTCGATGGCGTCGGTCCGGACGACCGGGTTCTGCTCGTGGACGACGTGATAGCCACCGGCGGCACGGCCCGGGCGGCTACCAACCTGATCCGGGGACTGGACTCGGAACTGGTCGGCATGGGGGTACTCATCGAGCTGACCTTTCTGGGTGGAAGGGAAACACTGGACGGAGTCGATCTGCATTCGATCCTGACCTATGACAGCTGA
- a CDS encoding bifunctional (p)ppGpp synthetase/guanosine-3',5'-bis(diphosphate) 3'-pyrophosphohydrolase gives MTDLAVARGRHDAAQAELEPILAALRRHFPDADDDIVIHAYDLAQSYHAGQFRLSGDPFITHPIAVAQILAEYGLDAETIAAGLLHDTVEDTDLTLSEVEHLFGENVARITDGVTKLDGVKFDITREEAQAETIRKMVVSMAQDVRVLIIKLADRLHNLRTIHPLPVERQQVKAKESLEIYAPLAHRMGFQEAKHEMENLCFEILYPGRYQEIEDLIRQRAPEREAVIRQLMAEAREILARAGIEAELKGRPKHHYSIYRKMVDSRLSFEDIHDLIGIRILVQIVKDCYGALGLVHSRWTPVQGRFKDYIALPKFNLYQSLHTTVIGPDGKPLEVQIRTHEMDMRAEFGIAAHWRYKEGGTSTDLAWMVDLRNLPADYEDPAEFLANLKLDLYEDLVFVLTPQGDVKTLPRGATPVDFAYSVHTEVGHRCVGAKVNGRLVTLATELQSGDIVEIITTKSDDSGPTRDWLGFVRTSKARSKIKQWFSRARRKESLQSGRDTVQDLIRRDRVHIIKNERARVLHDAALALGYRDTETMYIAVGDGAVAPQTVVSRIKKVLAVPVVGEDLETFDPVRRRTDRPAGEGVIVEGFDDVWVRIARCCSPVPGDDLVGFVTVGRGVSIHRTECSNMQRLAGQEERMIEASWAPGQLSSFSAWIQVEALDRPNLLRDITSVISDAGANIVGASSRTDRDRVAVLRYEVELSDPGQLDRLLAGVRRVASVYEAFRLRPG, from the coding sequence ATGACTGACCTTGCGGTAGCGCGCGGTCGCCACGATGCCGCCCAAGCCGAGCTGGAACCGATCCTCGCCGCCCTTCGACGCCACTTCCCGGATGCTGACGATGACATCGTCATCCATGCCTACGACCTGGCTCAGAGCTACCATGCCGGCCAGTTCCGGCTGTCCGGCGACCCCTTCATCACCCATCCCATCGCGGTCGCCCAGATCCTGGCCGAGTACGGGCTGGATGCCGAGACGATCGCCGCCGGATTACTCCACGACACGGTGGAGGACACCGACCTGACGCTCAGCGAGGTCGAGCACCTGTTCGGCGAGAACGTGGCCCGCATCACCGACGGGGTCACGAAGCTGGACGGAGTGAAGTTCGACATCACGCGGGAGGAGGCCCAGGCCGAGACCATCCGCAAGATGGTGGTATCGATGGCTCAGGACGTGCGGGTGCTGATCATCAAGCTCGCCGACCGGCTCCACAACCTCCGGACCATCCATCCGCTGCCGGTGGAGCGCCAGCAGGTCAAGGCCAAGGAGAGTCTGGAGATCTACGCGCCGCTGGCCCACCGGATGGGTTTCCAGGAGGCAAAGCATGAGATGGAGAACCTCTGCTTCGAGATCCTCTACCCCGGCCGCTACCAGGAGATCGAGGACCTCATCCGGCAGCGGGCGCCCGAGCGGGAGGCCGTGATCCGCCAGCTCATGGCCGAGGCGCGGGAAATACTGGCCCGAGCCGGGATAGAAGCGGAGCTCAAGGGACGTCCGAAGCACCACTACTCGATCTACCGCAAGATGGTCGACAGCCGGTTGTCATTCGAGGACATCCACGACCTGATCGGGATCCGGATCCTGGTGCAGATAGTCAAGGACTGCTACGGCGCGCTGGGGCTGGTCCACTCCCGGTGGACTCCGGTCCAGGGGAGGTTCAAGGACTACATAGCACTCCCGAAGTTCAATCTGTACCAAAGCCTGCACACCACCGTGATCGGCCCGGACGGCAAACCGCTGGAGGTTCAGATCCGCACTCATGAGATGGACATGCGTGCGGAGTTCGGCATCGCCGCCCATTGGAGATACAAGGAAGGTGGGACCAGTACCGATCTGGCGTGGATGGTGGATCTCCGCAACCTGCCGGCCGACTACGAGGACCCGGCCGAGTTCCTGGCCAACCTGAAGCTCGACCTGTACGAGGACCTGGTGTTCGTGCTGACCCCGCAGGGGGATGTGAAGACCCTGCCGCGTGGCGCCACTCCCGTGGACTTCGCCTACTCGGTACACACCGAGGTGGGGCACCGGTGCGTGGGCGCCAAGGTGAACGGACGGCTGGTGACGCTGGCCACCGAGCTCCAATCGGGCGACATCGTGGAGATCATCACCACCAAGTCCGACGACTCCGGACCCACCAGGGACTGGCTCGGCTTCGTCCGCACCTCCAAGGCCCGCTCCAAGATCAAGCAGTGGTTCTCGCGGGCTCGCCGCAAGGAGTCCCTCCAGTCGGGGCGGGATACCGTCCAGGACCTGATCAGGCGGGACAGGGTTCACATCATCAAGAACGAGCGGGCCAGGGTGCTTCACGACGCGGCGCTCGCTCTCGGCTACCGCGACACGGAGACGATGTACATAGCGGTCGGGGACGGCGCGGTGGCCCCGCAGACCGTCGTCAGCCGGATCAAGAAAGTGCTCGCGGTGCCGGTGGTGGGGGAGGATCTCGAGACATTCGACCCGGTGCGGCGGAGGACGGACCGACCGGCCGGGGAGGGCGTCATCGTGGAAGGCTTCGATGACGTCTGGGTTCGTATCGCCCGGTGCTGCAGTCCTGTACCCGGCGATGACCTGGTGGGGTTCGTCACCGTCGGTCGAGGAGTGTCGATCCATCGCACCGAATGCAGCAACATGCAGCGCCTGGCCGGCCAGGAGGAGCGCATGATCGAGGCGAGTTGGGCGCCGGGCCAGCTCAGCAGCTTCAGCGCGTGGATTCAGGTGGAGGCTCTCGACCGGCCCAACCTGCTGCGGGACATCACCTCGGTCATATCGGATGCGGGCGCCAACATCGTCGGCGCGTCTTCGCGGACCGACCGCGACCGGGTCGCGGTCCTCCGGTACGAGGTGGAGCTATCGGATCCCGGCCAGCTGGACCGCCTGCTGGCGGGCGTGCGCCGGGTTGCCAGCGTCTACGAAGCCTTCCGCCTGAGGCCGGGTTGA
- the aspS gene encoding aspartate--tRNA ligase, with protein sequence MTAYRSHFADELGPDQLDQHVKVAGWVARVRDLGGISFFDLRDGRGIVQVVVDPAVVPSASDLRMEYCVRVEGTLRRRPAGTENPDLPTGDFEVEAGVLEVLSRAAPLPFMIDDRSHSEERVRLEYRYLDLRRPRMAANLRARSRCISAIRRTLDGLGFLDVETPTLVNSTPEGARDFLVPSRLRPGRFYALPQSPQLFKQLLMVAGVERYYQIARCYRDEDTRADRQIEFTQLDLEGSFWEREDVFAAIERVVVAVVRDLRGIELPLPLPRITYDEALARYGTDKPDLRFGMEVTELSDAFSGTGFRGFGGALEAGGAVRGINAGPMSPSRAELDGLVGRARELGAAGLVWAVVEDGGGWRSPVAKFLDGAEIAEATRLLDASPGDLLLLVAGGAAMASSVLGAIRLDLGRPGSHEELRFLWIVDFPVFETTERGDLVPSHHPFTAPVSVQEMRERPETAVAQAYDLVLNGSELGSGSVRIHDAETQRAVFETLGISDEDAESRFGWFMEALAYGTPPHAGFAVGIDRLVAILQNETSIREVIPFPKTQSGADPLTTAPTRVVDDQLEELGLDLTAGAKAALAATDQPPTGPSDPDR encoded by the coding sequence ATGACTGCTTACCGTTCCCACTTCGCCGACGAGCTCGGACCGGATCAGCTGGATCAGCATGTGAAGGTGGCCGGCTGGGTGGCTCGGGTCAGGGACCTGGGCGGTATCTCGTTCTTCGACCTGAGGGACGGGCGGGGGATAGTGCAAGTGGTGGTCGATCCGGCGGTGGTCCCATCGGCATCGGACCTCCGCATGGAGTACTGCGTCCGGGTCGAGGGCACGCTCCGCCGCCGGCCGGCGGGGACCGAGAACCCCGACCTTCCCACCGGGGACTTCGAGGTGGAGGCCGGTGTGCTCGAGGTGTTGAGCCGGGCGGCTCCGCTCCCCTTCATGATCGACGACCGTTCCCACTCGGAGGAGCGGGTCCGGCTCGAGTATCGCTATCTGGATCTGCGCCGCCCTCGTATGGCCGCCAATCTGCGAGCCCGTTCCAGGTGCATCAGCGCCATCCGGCGTACCCTCGACGGTCTGGGATTCCTGGATGTGGAGACTCCCACGCTCGTCAACTCGACGCCCGAGGGGGCCCGGGACTTCCTGGTACCGAGCCGGCTGCGGCCCGGCCGGTTCTACGCCCTACCCCAAAGTCCCCAACTCTTCAAGCAGCTGCTCATGGTGGCGGGCGTCGAGCGCTACTACCAGATCGCCCGTTGCTACCGGGACGAGGACACGCGGGCCGATCGCCAGATCGAGTTCACCCAGTTGGATCTGGAGGGATCGTTCTGGGAACGGGAGGACGTCTTCGCCGCTATCGAGCGGGTGGTGGTGGCCGTAGTGCGAGACCTGCGCGGCATCGAACTCCCCCTACCACTGCCCAGGATCACCTACGACGAGGCGCTGGCCCGCTACGGCACGGACAAGCCCGATCTGCGGTTCGGCATGGAGGTGACCGAGCTGTCGGATGCATTCTCGGGCACCGGCTTCCGCGGCTTCGGCGGCGCCCTCGAGGCGGGGGGAGCGGTCCGGGGCATCAACGCAGGGCCGATGAGTCCCTCCCGGGCGGAGTTGGACGGTCTGGTGGGCCGGGCCAGGGAGTTGGGCGCTGCCGGCCTGGTCTGGGCCGTGGTCGAGGACGGCGGCGGTTGGCGTTCGCCGGTGGCGAAGTTCCTGGACGGCGCCGAGATAGCGGAGGCGACCCGGTTACTGGACGCATCGCCGGGCGACCTGTTGCTGCTGGTCGCCGGCGGGGCTGCCATGGCCTCCTCGGTGCTGGGCGCGATCCGACTGGACCTAGGCCGGCCCGGTAGCCACGAGGAGCTGCGTTTCCTCTGGATAGTGGACTTCCCGGTCTTCGAGACGACCGAGAGAGGTGACCTGGTTCCCTCCCACCATCCCTTCACCGCCCCGGTCTCGGTGCAGGAGATGCGCGAGCGGCCGGAGACGGCGGTGGCCCAGGCTTACGATCTCGTGCTCAACGGGTCCGAGCTGGGATCCGGGTCCGTGCGGATCCATGACGCCGAAACCCAGAGGGCCGTGTTCGAGACCCTGGGAATCTCCGATGAGGATGCCGAGTCCCGTTTCGGCTGGTTCATGGAGGCCCTTGCCTACGGGACACCACCCCATGCCGGCTTCGCGGTGGGGATCGATCGCCTGGTAGCAATCCTCCAGAACGAGACCAGTATCAGAGAGGTGATCCCGTTCCCCAAGACCCAGAGCGGCGCCGATCCGCTCACCACCGCTCCGACCCGAGTGGTCGATGACCAGTTGGAGGAACTCGGCCTGGATCTCACCGCCGGCGCCAAGGCGGCCCTGGCTGCCACCGACCAACCCCCTACGGGGCCTTCCGACCCTGACCGGTAA
- the hisS gene encoding histidine--tRNA ligase, translating into MSFRAPKGTDDVLPPESRRWRELLRSWDLLAEQYGYAYVATPMFEATDLFARGVGEATEVVEKQMYSFRDKGGRHLTLRPEVTASVLRAYIQAGLSGEFKGAYSGPCFRYERPQEGRRRQFWQLGVEYLGTPEAEADLEVIELGYRYLLDCGLGDVVVHVNSIGDAPDRVAYHALLSGWLEERSHLLSKDAARRIHTNPLRVLDSKADREVVADAPVPVDYLEGEAAAHHDQLIAGLQERGIAHRLAPRLVRGLDYYNRTVFEYIPPGYAAAHNAVGGGGRYDGLSRLLGGGDLPGVGLALGLDRILSAAGQSPPARALDVFLVVADQERRSLAHAFARRLRAAGVRCDLVAGRRSVKAQFRAANRRDAALAVVIGAEWDRGMVTVKDLSSGDERTIPAGEVAAWVIGGPGGGR; encoded by the coding sequence ATGAGCTTCCGGGCGCCCAAGGGCACCGACGACGTATTGCCCCCGGAGTCCCGGCGCTGGCGCGAGCTGCTCCGTTCCTGGGACCTGCTGGCGGAACAGTACGGGTATGCCTATGTAGCCACCCCCATGTTCGAGGCCACCGACCTGTTCGCTCGGGGGGTGGGCGAGGCTACCGAGGTGGTCGAGAAGCAGATGTACAGCTTCCGGGACAAGGGCGGGCGGCATCTCACCCTCCGTCCCGAGGTCACCGCCAGTGTTCTGCGGGCCTACATCCAGGCGGGCCTGTCGGGCGAGTTCAAGGGCGCCTACTCGGGACCCTGCTTCCGGTACGAGCGCCCGCAGGAGGGCCGTCGCCGGCAGTTCTGGCAACTGGGCGTCGAATACCTGGGCACGCCTGAAGCGGAGGCCGACCTGGAGGTGATCGAACTGGGCTATCGCTACCTCCTGGATTGCGGCCTCGGCGACGTGGTCGTGCACGTGAACTCCATCGGCGACGCCCCGGACCGGGTGGCCTACCATGCCCTGCTGTCGGGCTGGCTTGAGGAGCGAAGTCACCTGCTCTCCAAGGATGCCGCCCGGAGGATCCACACCAACCCCTTGCGGGTACTCGACTCCAAAGCCGATCGGGAGGTCGTGGCCGACGCTCCCGTTCCCGTCGATTATCTGGAGGGGGAGGCCGCCGCCCATCACGACCAACTCATCGCCGGTCTCCAGGAACGAGGCATAGCACACCGCCTCGCCCCCCGGCTGGTGCGGGGGCTGGACTACTACAACCGCACCGTGTTCGAGTACATCCCGCCCGGCTATGCCGCGGCCCACAACGCGGTCGGCGGCGGCGGCCGCTATGACGGATTGTCCCGGCTGCTCGGCGGCGGGGACCTACCGGGCGTCGGTCTGGCGCTGGGGCTCGACCGGATACTGTCGGCGGCCGGGCAGAGCCCTCCGGCGAGGGCGCTGGACGTGTTCCTGGTGGTGGCCGACCAGGAGCGCCGCAGCCTCGCCCATGCCTTCGCCCGTCGCCTCAGGGCAGCGGGGGTCCGGTGTGACCTGGTGGCGGGCCGCCGATCCGTCAAGGCCCAGTTCCGGGCGGCCAATCGACGTGACGCGGCGTTGGCGGTGGTGATCGGCGCCGAGTGGGACCGGGGGATGGTGACGGTCAAGGATCTCAGCTCGGGCGATGAGCGCACCATACCTGCCGGCGAGGTGGCGGCGTGGGTGATCGGCGGTCCCGGGGGAGGGCGGTGA